A section of the Triticum dicoccoides isolate Atlit2015 ecotype Zavitan chromosome 7A, WEW_v2.0, whole genome shotgun sequence genome encodes:
- the LOC119329942 gene encoding tonoplast dicarboxylate transporter-like, which translates to MEKPARSFGGSSSEDAGTPLLLPVHRDDDAATTASSRLRALLAHKYPAIASGPVACAAICALVDLGGAHGAAPRNMLGVLAWVFLWWATDAVPLAVASMAPLFLFPALGISSADAVAKAYMDDVIALVLGSFILALAIERYHIHRRLALNITLRFCGDPVRPSLLLLGITGTTAFVSMWIHNTACTVMMMPVATGILQRFPRGGGAGQGEGEEEQEVRRFSKAVVLGVVYASAVGGMATLTGTGVNIILVGMWSAYFPEKEPITFSSWMSFGLPMALLMFLALWVTLCFMYCSNNTGKALSAYLDGTHLRRELSLLGPMAFAEKMVLAVFGGLIALWMTRNLTDDIPGWGVLFHDQVGDGTVTIMMATLLFIIPSGKNGGEKLMDWNKCRKIQWNIVLLLGAGFAIADGFRTSGLTGILSDGLRFLEGAPTLVIVPVACVFSGVITEFMSDDSTTTLVLPLFAELAKSIEVHPALLMISGAVGAQLSYLFPIGSPSNVVGFSTGHITIKDLVATGLPLKVVGVAALTVLLPTLGSVIFGMDKSPS; encoded by the exons ATGGAGAAGCCAGCTCGCAGCTTCGGCGGGAGCTCGTCGGAGGACGCGGGGACGCCCCTGCTGCTGCCGGTGCACCGCGACGACGACGCCGCGACCACGGCGTCGTCGCGCCTGAGGGCTCTGCTCGCGCACAAGTACCCTGCGATCGCGTCGGGGCCCGTGGCGTGCGCGGCCATATGCGCGCTCGTGGACCTCGGCGGCGCGCACGGCGCGGCGCCGCGGAACATGCTGGGCGTGCTGGCGTGGGTGTTCCTGTGGTGGGCGACGGACGCCGTGCCCCTCGCCGTGGCGTCCATGGCGCCGCTCTTCCTGTTCCCGGCCTTGGGCATCTCCTCCGCCGACGCCGTCGCCAAGGCGTACATGGACGACGTCATCGCCCTCGTCCTCGGCAGCTTCATCCTCGCCCTCGCCATCGAGCGCTACCACATCCACCGCCGCCTCGCTCTCAAT ATCACGCTGCGGTTCTGCGGGGACCCGGTGCGgccgtcgctgctgctgctggggATCACCGGCACGACGGCGTTCGTCAGCATGTGGATCCACAACACGGCgtgcacggtgatgatgatgcctgTGGCGACGGGGATCCTGCAGCGGTTCCCGCGGGGCGGAGGCGCCGgccagggggagggggaggaggagcaggaggtgcGGCGCTTCTCCAAGGCGGTGGTGCTGGGCGTGGTGTACGCGTCGGCGGTGGGCGGGATGGCCACGCTGACGGGCACCGGAGTGAACATCATCCTGGTGGGGATGTGGTCGGCCTACTTCCCGGAGAAGGagcccatcaccttcagctcgtggATGAGCTTCGGCCTCCCGATGGCGCTGCTCATGTTCTTGGCGCTCTGGGTCACCCTCTGCTTCATGTACTGCTCCAACAACACCGGAAAGGCGCTCTCTGCCTACCTCGACGGAACCCACCTCAGAAGGGAGCTCAGCTTGTTAG GTCCAATGGCTTTCGCGGAGAAGATGGTCTTGGCTGTGTTTGGG GGTCTAATTGCGCTATGGATGACCAGGAACCTGACAGATGACATTCCTGGGTGGGGAGTTCTCTTCCACGATCAAGTTGGGGATGGAACAGTCACG ATCATGATGGCCACGTTGCTGTTCATAATCCCGAGCGGGAAGAACGGGGGTGAGAAGCTCATGGACTGGAACAAGTGCAGGAAGATCCAGTGGAACATCGTGCTCCTCCTCGGCGCGGGCTTCGCCATCGCCGACGGCTTCAGGACCAGCGGCCTGACCGGCATCCTCTCGGACGGCCTCAGGTTCCTCGAGGGCGCGCCGACGCTGGTGATCGTGCCCGTGGCCTGCGTTTTCAGCGGGGTCATCACCGAGTTCATGTCCGACGACTCGACCACCACGCTGGTGCTGCCTCTGTTCGCTGAACTGGCCAAGTCCATCGAGGTGCACCCGGCGCTGCTTATGATCTCCGGCGCGGTCGGGGCCCAGCTGTCGTACTTGTTTCCCATCGGGTCGCCGTCGAATGTCGTCGGCTTCAGCACCGGCCACATCACCATCAAGGATCTGGTGGCCACTGGGCTGCCCCTCAAGGTCGTCGGAGTTGCAGCTCTGACGGTCTTGCTACCAACACTAG GGTCAGTGATTTTTGGCATGGATAAAAGTCCTAGCTAG